The Cannabis sativa cultivar Pink pepper isolate KNU-18-1 chromosome 8, ASM2916894v1, whole genome shotgun sequence genomic interval AGGGGCTGCTGGTTATTTTTTTTGGGAGAAGACAAAGTGCGGAAGACAAAAAGCTCAATAGGGTTCTATAAATCCTATGGCGTCAGttattaaccgacgccataggacaCACACATCAGTCAATGCGTGCCCCTAGTGTCAATTATTAcaaaataaccgacgccatatgtggtgttattaaaaatttaatactatatGACATCgattattttgtaataaccgACACTATAGGgtgtttttattaaaattttatttagccACACTCTATAGCGTCGATTGTTTAttattaagttgaaaaaaatcGTCTCTAAAGGCTTGTTTTGTAGTAGTAGATTGAAACTTTCGTCTGATGCGATTAACCACCCAGCAATGTTTGTCTAATGCAACCTTCGGTCAACAACAACCACCCAGCAACCACCAAGCAACCTTCGATTCTGTAAGTGATAGTGTAAGAAGTATTATGATGATTAAAAgcacataaaatatataaatgttgTCCACACCTtataaaagtatttttgtaattaaagtatcaatttgtatttttcatATAGTAAttcctaataaaattaaaaaatttatatgaaagtttttttttcaatccaatAATACAATAGTTagattgaaattttttaaatgtgTGAAATTTTGAGAATACAATTTGTtacatctaatttttttttaaaaaaaaatcttaattaacaaaaaaaaaaatagaaacgtCCTTTCCTTTTCTAGTTTCCCTCCTAATCGTATAATGAAGAGTCATTTAAAAATCAATAGAATATtgtaatattgaaaaaaaatatatatatgtatatatatgttttaaaaaaCACGACACGAGAGATCAAATTAGTAGCTTAGCTGGGTGTGTGAGGACTTTGACTGTGTGGAACTGGGAGAGattttagtgtgagggaaattCCGCCTCGCCATGACTTCTCCAACCCATTCTCAGTCTCAAGATCAAACCTTGCATTCAAAAAACCCTGATCCACCTCAAAACGATGACTCTCAGGTTGACTCAATTTCTCAATTTCAATCATCTAAAACCCTAACCCTAGAATCCCCGACTCCCTCTCAATCATCTAAAATCATAACCCTAGAATCCCCGAATCCCCCCAACCCAGATCACCATCAGACCCACCAAGACCCAGGCAATCGCCAAAACCCTCTTGATCTCGATCAAAACGACGACGAGGTCGACGACTCAGAAGACCTTCCGGCTCCATCTCCTCGAACCAGCGAGAGCAATCTCATGCCCTCACCGGCGGCTACTGCCTTAGCTACACCCAGCATTACCTCTGTCTATCGTCGTGGTGCGAAGCGGAAGAAGATTGGTAATAAGAGAAGGGTTCAGGAGAGGAAGTCCTTGCAGAAGCTTGAAGTTCTCAAACAAAAGCTCAGGCCCATTCCCTTTGTACCCGTTAAAAGTCTGGACTTTTCGAGTCACGAGAAGCTTTTAAAGCGGCTTGGCTTGTGGGATTTCGTTCACATGGAGTTTGATCGGTTTATACGAGGCGATTTGCTTGCTCAATTGATTGCGAATTTCAATCTTCCTCAGCGATGTAGCTATGTCTGTGGGGCTCGAGTTTTGGTCAACCGGGCCGATTTGGCGCGTGCTTTGAAGCTTCCGGTGAAGAAAGTAGCAGTATCTGATGAAGCCGACGAGGCTCCGATAGCGACGGAGGAATCAATTGCGTTTCTTGAGGAGTTCGTTTCCAATTGGCTTCTTTTACATGACGAGCTATGGATGATGCCGAATGAGATCCTGAATTGGACAAAAGCTATTAAAGATGGGAGCTTCGAGAAAGTTGACTGGGCTGGAATGATATGGTTCATGATCGAGAAGGAGTTGATGCAGGCGCCAACGCTTACTGATTGTTATTACGCCTCTCACTTGCAGCGCCTGATAAAATCACAGCGTGGAGATTTACTTTTGAGTGAAGTGCCTAAGGTTGAGATTGATATTGATTTGAAGGAGGATACGGATGATTTcaaagaggaagaggaggatcACACAGGTAATGTCAAAATATCCGGGGAAGGTGAGGGGGATCACAAAGAGGATGTCAAAATGTCTGGGGAAGGCGATTTGTGTGGTCAAGGATTGGAGGAGGCTGGTCAAGCATTAGAGGAAAGCAGTCATGAATTACAGGAACATGGCCACGAAGTGATGGAACACAGCCAGTCATTGGAAGACAGCATTCAGGTATTAGAAGAAAGTCGCCATGAATTAGAAGAACACAACATTGAATTGAGCCTTGGGCAGGATAATATGGTTGAGAAACCTGATGCCCAAAAGGAACAAGTTGCAGATGTAAGCACAATGGATTTTGAGGGATGTAAAGAAGAGGAGCATGGTCAATGGTTTATGGATCAGAAGAACAATGTGAGTGAGTTTTTGAGACAATGTAATCATAGTGAACTTAAGGAGGAGTTGGATGTTGAGGATGAAGGGAAACATGAAGAATATGATTTAGAAATAGGACAAGAGCAAGAACATCAAGATGTTGTTGAACCAGAAGAGGACGATGATGAGGAGGAAGAGATGGAGGAGCAAGGAGGGCAGGATGGATGTTTTCACTTTTCGCCGAAAAGCATGGGAATGGATGGTTTGGCTTCAGGAGGTCTTGCTCAATCAATTGATGCAGCTGATATAAGTCTTGGTTCAGGGATGCCACTCCGTGACCCTTTAGCAGGGGATTTTCTTCCTCCTAGAAATGATACTCCAATGACATCTCATTTTGGAAATGGTAGTAAGAGGGAGCTTGGAATGATAAATGATGGCTCTCATCACCCGCTCAATGCTAATAAGCGCTTGAGGATGGATGGTTCTTGGGATAATGGTAAGTCATCGTCTGATACAGATAGTGATTTTGATCAAATGATTCAGACATTGGTGAAGCT includes:
- the LOC115701404 gene encoding uncharacterized protein LOC115701404, encoding MTSPTHSQSQDQTLHSKNPDPPQNDDSQVDSISQFQSSKTLTLESPTPSQSSKIITLESPNPPNPDHHQTHQDPGNRQNPLDLDQNDDEVDDSEDLPAPSPRTSESNLMPSPAATALATPSITSVYRRGAKRKKIGNKRRVQERKSLQKLEVLKQKLRPIPFVPVKSLDFSSHEKLLKRLGLWDFVHMEFDRFIRGDLLAQLIANFNLPQRCSYVCGARVLVNRADLARALKLPVKKVAVSDEADEAPIATEESIAFLEEFVSNWLLLHDELWMMPNEILNWTKAIKDGSFEKVDWAGMIWFMIEKELMQAPTLTDCYYASHLQRLIKSQRGDLLLSEVPKVEIDIDLKEDTDDFKEEEEDHTGNVKISGEGEGDHKEDVKMSGEGDLCGQGLEEAGQALEESSHELQEHGHEVMEHSQSLEDSIQVLEESRHELEEHNIELSLGQDNMVEKPDAQKEQVADVSTMDFEGCKEEEHGQWFMDQKNNVSEFLRQCNHSELKEELDVEDEGKHEEYDLEIGQEQEHQDVVEPEEDDDEEEEMEEQGGQDGCFHFSPKSMGMDGLASGGLAQSIDAADISLGSGMPLRDPLAGDFLPPRNDTPMTSHFGNGSKRELGMINDGSHHPLNANKRLRMDGSWDNGKSSSDTDSDFDQMIQTLVKLKSTSAEKEHALQEANVNQQILMDELQKRENMIQHMNKVSYEEEHKRRMEVYRLERELYLMSSLVDGYKKALKETHRAFAEYRERCPQLDEPLYKDVAGSGGLVLSTIELEKQRLKREEEERRIKLEIEMRVNNFGDWWSCEFTGNLESVDALANKLLNLENETKLLKESFASRRVSETIEPASNDLELAQKVSEPPQEVSGLAPESAQKDSEAAPEYAQKDSELAAESAQKDSELARESAEKDLELAPESVERDLEPAQEAVEMDIELALENTKLAQKDSELAPMDAEPAEIDAELAPEPAQNDSASAQNDSDLAPEPPQAES